Proteins encoded in a region of the Pelmatolapia mariae isolate MD_Pm_ZW linkage group LG16_19, Pm_UMD_F_2, whole genome shotgun sequence genome:
- the LOC134646396 gene encoding integumentary mucin C.1-like translates to MKTLRVVVLASLLLILQLRSQVARGQVSTASTIKSSTVSPSTASTIKSSTVSPSTASTIKSSTVSPSTASTIKSSTVSPSTASTVKSFKVSASTLSTTTAASTVKASTVKASTVKTATSPRTRPPTGTGSRGPAACTPLLALLALLHSWSG, encoded by the exons ATGAAGACGCTGCGTGTGGTCGTCCTCGCATCGCTGCTGCTGATTCTCCAGCTCCGCTCACAG GTGGCCCGGGGGCAGGTGTCCACGGCGTCCACGATCAAGTCCTCCACGGTCAGCCCGTCCACGGCGTCCACGATCAAGTCCTCCACGGTCAGCCCGTCCACGGCGTCCACGATCAAGTCCTCCACGGTCAGCCCGTCCACGGCGTCCACGATCAAGTCCTCCACGGTCAGCCCGTCCACGGCGTCCACGGTCAAGTCCTTCAAGGTCAGCGCATCCACGTTGTCCACTACGACCGCTGCGTCCACGGTGAAGGCGTCCACTGTCAAGGCGTCCACGGTGAAGACTGCGACCTCTCCAAGAACCAGACCTCCGACAGGGACCGGCTCCCGGGGACCCGCCGCCTGCACTCCGCTGCTGGCTCTGTTGGCTCTCCTCCACAGCTGGTCCGGATGA
- the qrsl1 gene encoding glutamyl-tRNA(Gln) amidotransferase subunit A, mitochondrial: MLSRTIKQVSLALREGRISPTELCRKCLNRIRKTQHLNAYITVTEERALEQAEQAERRLQRGVPKGPLDGIPFAVKDNFCTENIRTTCASRMLKDYTPPYNATVVQKLLDQGAVLMGKTNMDEFAMGAGSTDGAFGAVKNPWGYAAPYGERTRADPDSDWVVTGGSSGGSAAAVASLTSYLALGSDTGGSTRNPGSLCGVVALKPTYGLLSRHGLIPLVNSMDVPGIMTRSVNDAAVVLGILQGLDVRDSTTVPAPSSLAELPEDFDVKNICVGIPKEYHAPGLSEETLAQWSSVADLFEEAGARVERVSLPHTQYSIVCYHVLCHAEVASNMARFDGLEYGHRSQMDSSTEVMYASSRHEGFNDVVRGRILSGNYFLLKRNYQHYFVKAQKVRRLIANDFQHVFSSGVDVLLTPTTLTDAACYRDFTQEDNRTRSTQEDVFTQPANMAGLPAVSVPTALSRRGLPIGLQLIAPALQDQKLLSVARWIEQRVGFPSISDFEDSGMTRREQTGAA, encoded by the exons ATGCTGAGCCGGACGATAAAGCAG GTGTCTTTAGCTCTGCGGGAGGGACGAATCTCTCCGACAGAGCTCTGCAGAAAATGCCTAAATCGCATCAGGAAAACGCAGCACCTGAACGCTTACATCACGGTGACAGAGGAGCGTGCTCTGGAGCAGGCTGAGCAGGCAGAACGCAGACTGCAGCGAG GTGTGCCCAAAGGTCCTCTGGATGGAATCCCGTTTGCTGTCAAGGATAATTTCTGCACGGAGAATATCAGGACCACATGTGCCTCCAGGATGCTTAAAG ACTACACTCCTCCTTATAACGCCACAGTGGTCCAGAAACTCCTCGACCAGGGGGCAGTTTTAATGGGGAAGACCAACATGGATGAGTTTGCAATGGG TGCGGGCAGTACTGATGGTGCTTTCGGCGCCGTAAAGAACCCCTGGGGTTACGCCGCGCCCTACGGAGAGCGGACAAGGGCAGACCCGGACTCTGACTGGGTCGTCACTGGAGGCAGTTCAGGTGGAAGCGCCGCAGCTGTGGCCTCGCTCACCAGCTACCT AGCTTTGGGTTCAGACACGGGCGGATCCACGCGGAACCCCGGGTCGTTGTGTGGCGTCGTGGCCCTGAAGCCCACTTACGGCCTGCTGTCCAGACACGGTCTCATCCCCCTCGTTAACTCCATGGACGTCCCGGGCATAATGACACGCAGCGTGAACGATGCGGCCGTCGTCTTAG GTATCCTCCAAGGCCTCGATGTCAGAGATTCAACAACAGTTCCCGCCCCTTCATCACTAGCAGAGCTTCCTGAAGACTTTGATGTTAAGAACATCTGTGTGGGCATCCCTAAG GAGTATCACGCCCCGGGCCTCTCCGAGGAGACTCTGGCCCAGTGGAGCAGCGTGGCCGACTTGTTTGAGGAAGCCGGAGCGCGGGTAGAGCGAGTGTCGCTCCCCCATACGCAGTACTCCATCGTGTGCTACCACGTCCTGTGCCACGCCGAGGTGGCGTCCAACATGGCCCGGTTTGACGGCCTGGAATACG GCCACCGCAGCCAGATGGACAGCTCGACAGAGGTCATGTACGCCTCGAGCAGACACGAGGGCTTCAACGACGTCGTCAGAGGGAGGATTCTGTCCGGGAACTACTTCCTGCTAAAACG GAACTACCAGCACTACTTTGTGAAGGCTCAGAAAGTTCGCCGGCTCATCGCCAACGACTTCCAGCACGTGTTCAGCTCTGGTGTCGATGTGCTGCTGACGCCCACCACGCTGACGGATGCGGCTTGTTACCGCGACTTCACTCAGGAAGATAACCGAACGCGCAGCACACAGGAAGACGTCTTCACTCAGCCCGCCAACATGGCAG GTCTCCCTGCAGTCTCTGTGCCGACGGCTTTGTCGAGACGGGGCCTTCCCATCGGCCTACAGCTCATAGCCCCCGCTCTCCAAGACCAGAAGCTTCTCAGCGTGGCCCGGTGGATCGAGCAGAGGGTTGGTTTCCCTTCCATCAGTGACTTTGAGGACTCGGGAATGACGAGACGGGAGCAGACGGGAGCTGCGTGA